The Amycolatopsis japonica nucleotide sequence GATTCCGTTCACCGACTTCAACTTCAAGCTCGCGGTGGTCCAAGAGCTGATGTACAACCAGGAACTCCTCCCGAAGTTCGACCTGCGGGAGTACGCCGCCGAGAAGGGCTTCACCTACGACGCCGGGAGCGTCGAGGCGGTCCCCGAGGCGTCGGCCTACTTCGAGGCGCTCGAGGTCCCCGCCGAGCTCGCGGAGAAGATCACCGAGATCGAGATGGACGGCGGCAACGAGATCT carries:
- a CDS encoding DUF6892 domain-containing protein, with translation MSQTIPFTDFNFKLAVVQELMYNQELLPKFDLREYAAEKGFTYDAGSVEAVPEASAYFEALEVPAELAEKITEIEMDGGNEIYLEIAPNWDGEDSLFDVDEFADVAHFPNLKSMTLLFTGNEEALESLRARGIEADWL